caggcctttgcccaggctgtgccTGTTATGCATGCCATCTTCACCTCCTCCAAAGACTCCCTAGCCTCAGTTTAACTGCCTTCTTCTTGCTCTCCCCCCCTGATGCCCCACTTCTCCCCATAAAGGACGACCTCCCCCGGCAGTACTTTTCTGCACACATGCCACATCTACTGGCACAGATACCACATCTCCCTGCCGAGGCTGACTTTAGGATTTGTCCCTGGAGTCCAGGCTGCTTAAGTCCTGGGGGCTTTAAAGGTTCTGCCTAAGCTCCTGAGGAACTGGGCCTGGGGGACCAGAGGGCTGGATCCTTGAAAGGTTCCAGAGGATAGATCTGGATGCTGGGGACTCTAAAGGAAGTTATGAATGGGGGATCCAGATAGTGGAAGAAAGAGGGCGCTGAGAGCTAAGGACATCTAGGTGTTCCAGGGGATGGAAGAGGCTGACGCCTGGGTCCttcaggggaggggaagggaggctgGGGATCAGGACACCTGGGTCCTGGGGGAGGGTAACGCCGGGGATAAGAGCACCAAGGACACTGGCGAAGGGGACTCTGGGTATCCTGACCAGGGGTCCTTGGGGGCGGGGCCGGCAACTCGGCCCGGGTTCCACGTGGGAGCCAGCCACGCTGTGGCGCGAGGCCGAGGGTGAGGAGCTAAACCTAGAACCTGGGGAACCTAGAACCCAACGTGTTCTAGGCTCCGcacttccttctccctctgcGCCCCCCTCCCGTCCGCTCCCCGCGCGCACGCGCAGTGCTCACCTGTCCTGGGCCTCGCGGCGGGGTCACCATCCGCGCGCACAAGGACCTGGGCAAGGGCACGAGCCCGAGCTGGGGCCGTAGCCGCAATCGCAGCCGCAACCAGTGCCCACCCTGCAAGCGTGAGGGCAGAGCCACCGCAGCCACCGAGGCCGCCATCTTGCTCGGACGCTACCGCCGCCGCAGCCTGGCCCCGCCCCGTTCGGCCCTCTTCCACGGAGCCCGACCAATGAGCGCACGGAGCGGTGCTCGCGCCTCTGACCAATGAAGAGACAAGAGTTCCTCTTTTTCCCGCCCCCTCCAAGAGCAGCCAGTGGGCTTCGGAGAGGGCTGCGGCTTCAGCCAATGAGAGGAcgctattttctccatttctcccctccGGGGcgctctcttcccccacccccaaacacatgTGTGCCTAGAAGTCAGGAACCGGTCATGACGGGACCCAGGGAGGGTCAAAAGAGCTTCGTGCGGCCGAAGCGAGGAAGCTAGTGTGTTCACGGGCTTGTATGAGCTGGGCTTCCTTGGGCTTCTTCCAGGGAGCCCGAGCACCGATGAGAACCCCTCCCACGCCTTAGCTGCGGGTTCCCTGGTCAGCACAGGCCGCCCGAAGGCGACAACTAAAGGCCTTGGCAAGGCACTAGCAGAGGATGCTGGGGGAGTTTCATGCAGGAAGGGGTAGGAAGGGCCTTGAACGCCAGGGAATTTTGTACTGGAGGGCATAGGGGGCTGACGTGGCAGGACCCGTGCTTTAGGTGAAAGGAAGGAATCCACGggaaccatgggagctgatgagattccCCGAGTGAAGCCATAGGAGAGAGGAAGGTGCAGCACAGCCCTGGAGGTCACGATTTGGGGGAGGGTCCAgccaaggagacagagaaggaaaggtcaGCTTGAAGGGTGTCCTGAAATAGGACAAGAGCCTGACCCACAACAGCATCCAAGGccagaagtcaaggagaatgaggacccTGAGAAAAGGTCAGTGGGCTTGACTGATGGTCACTTCGGAAAGAGGGGTCACCaggatgatgaggtcagaagtggGATCTTAAGTGATAGGCCCCTGTTGTTCGGTCACAAGAAGCAGAAGAGGTATGGGAATATGGAGGGATGGAAAGACTCCAGACTCAGGGGTGTGTGCCAGAGGAGACAGGGCTGAGCCTGCCAGGTGATGAGCACCGACTGTTaggggaaaacaaaccaaagCCAAAGTCACCCAAGGGCCACCCTTTGGCAGAGGGCAAGGAACTTTTCCCCTCTAGTGCTGGTTTGGTCAGAACCTGTCTCGTCCAGTCCACTCAAGATCCCTTCAGACAGCTGAGAATGACACCACTGATCAAACAATCTTTTATTCAAAGACCACAGACAGAGCAAGCTGGCTGGGGTGGGCTGGAGCTGGGAGACTTCTCTGTGGACAGCCCTGCAGGTGGTTAGAGAATCTTCAAAAAGGAACCAACAAAAATAGACCAAGGTCTCCCAGGCCCCTGCTTTGAACCTGGCTGGGGacaatggtgggggtggggtcagggTGGTGGTGGGATTAGGAGGCACGAGGAGGCCCCTCCAGCTTTCCTCTAGGCTTCCAAAAGCTTCCCTAGAAACCGGAGATTGAGGATCTTGAGCTGCTCGTCCAGGTCCATCCGCACGATGCCGTCCTCCCCATCGATGCTCAGCAGGTCCCCTGTGGCCTCCCGGTCCTCCCCTAAGATCACCttcacctggagaagagaagaaggggctAGCTCCCACCTTCATCTAGTAATAGGGGGAGGGGGGCTCCATCCTTTGGAAAGGAGAGCCAAAGTGCTTTCGAAAAGTAACCACCCTTTAGTGACCTTCCTCTGGCCCCAGCGGTTCTGCCCTTTCACCTCATCACCTTTTCCAGGGGCCCAGGACCCCGTTACCTTGTTGCTCTTGGTAGGAGTGATGGGCTCAAGATGCTCACTGGAGATGCTGACTACCTTCTCACTGTCTTTCAAATACACAGAGCACATACCTCCCTAGGGGGCAGGGATAACAGGCATGCAGCAATCAGTCCCCATACCAGGACCCTAAAGCCACCCCAAGTTGAGCGCTCAGCGCCGCCATGCTCACTTCAAGCCATCTGATTTCCACTGCCACCAAAGCCCCAGGTGTCCAGCACCAGGCCTAGCCCCAGAGAGCCCAAGtccccagaaaaagaagatgCTGTAAAATAGGTGGGAAGGAGACCTGCAAGAAGCCcttaccccctccctccctcccaacaccACTGTGACCTCCTCAGGGACCAGGGTTACTTCATCTCGGGCCCCCTACATACCGTGACACTTCGGATGACACCTGTCTGTCCAACCACCTGGCTGTCCAAGTAGGTGTCTCGCACCTTCACCTGGATGTCTGTGGTCACCCAGTCACTGGAGTTCTGCTCAATGCCAGAGCCAGGTGTATGAGGATTGTAGCCACCTGGGGATGGTGCCCCAGGAGTCATTGGACTATAGCCCACTGGGCTAGGGCTAGGGCTAGCCTAGggttagaaaggaaagaagggtccTCCACAGTTAGTTCAGTTACAGTTatcattcaattcagtaaacgcTTATTAAACACCTGTGTGCCAggcctgtgctaagcaccggagACACACATCAGATCATCTGGCATGTTCTCAGCCCACCATTCCCACTCCAGCCCTAGTCTCCCCGCAAAGCAGGGAcacttctccccctccttctccccccaagGTCTCTGCTCAGCACCTGGTAAGCCATGGGCGAGGGTGTGGGGTGGTAGCTGGCAGGGGAGTGGGTGTTCTGATAGCCAGCAGGACTCGGCGCCACCTGGTGGTAACTCTGGGGGCTGGGCTGGTAGGAGCCTTGTGGCGAGGGGGCCGCATAGGGTGAAAACTGGTCCGTGTTGTACCTGGGGGAAAGGCCAGGTGGTATAGGGACAGAAGGAACCTACAGCTCCCGCCTTGGTCCAAGGCCACTCAGGGTCAGAAGAGGGCAAGGAATGCAGCCAGAGAGGGCAGGAAGGAGGTGGGCAGCAGCTTGGCTTGCTCCTTCACACTGGGAGCTTCCCACTCAAAATCCATGAGTGAAGATTCCTGCATCCCCATACTGACTTGGTGTTAAACTGTAACCTAAGTTAACTGTGTTTTActgcattttcatttatattcttaaatatttcctaatgacactttaatctggtttgggcccaTGGGCCACTAACACCCCTGCTTATATCTCTATGGGAGGTGAGTCTAGGGAGAAGAGTCCCCTGCAGACAAGTCAGGGAGGGGAAGGCACCCCCTCCCTCAAGGGCATAAGGTGGGGGAAAACGCAGCCCAGGTGGATGGGTGCCATCATCACTTACATGGCGGGGGTTCCAGGAGTCTGGGGGTTGTACTGTGCATTGACCTGTGGGGATGAGGGATCAGGATAGCCTGGTGTCTGGGGGTTGGGGGTCCCACCGTAGGCTTGCGGGGATGGGGTAGGCTCATCATCAAAGGCATACTCATATTCTTCCTCTGCCCTGAATGGGGGGAGAAAACAAGATGGTTGATAAGGGGAAGCATCCTTGCCCCTAATTCACCCCCACTGCAGTTCTGTTTCAGACCCTCCCCATGACTGAGGAGGGGGGGAAAGCCCCCTGCTATGGCCCTCCCCTTACCTGGATGGTGTGTTGGGGTTGTTGGGGTCCCAGGCACCACTCTGGGCTGGTGTACGGCTGCCATCATGAAGGGGAGTCTGGGAACCATAATGTGGAGTGCGGCTGCCTGcaacaagaggaaaaaagggcATATAGGATTCCACCCCACTCTGTCTGCACCAGCCTCAAGGGCTATTCTCATCACCATCCCCCAGGAGAACATGCaaacgcacgcacgcacgcacgcacgcatacGCTTTCCTTATCCCCATACCCTATTTCTCAGCCCTCAGATAGCCCCAGGATAAGGAGACTCACCATCGTGCAGAGGGGTCTGTGAACTGTACATGGGGGTACGGGAGCCCTGGACATACATGGGTGTCTGAGAGCCATACATCGGAGTCCGTCCATAGGCTGAAGTCATGCCCCCTGGACGTCTGGTGCCACTGTGAGTAAACATGGGAAGCCAGAGTGAGAAGAGATAGACAGCTGATGGACAAAGGAGATGGTGAGGCACAATAGGTACTCCTCCCAGCCCCAGAAAACCTTCCCCTGCTACTAACACTGTGGTGAGCCGCAGGCGATCCACAGAAATGGTCTGGCAGGTCGAGTGAAGCTCTACTCGGGCCGTGGACTCAGTGGCATCCTTCACTACCCCAATATAGCCTGAGCAGGGAAGGCACAGGAAGGGTTGGAGGCTGTCCATGATCTGCATCTCCAAGAGCCCCCTCCACTCCTCCTTGACACCAGCCCAGACTCACCTTTATATGGACCCTGAGAGATGCGCACGGTCTGTCCAATAAGGTCGTTATCTCTGCGGCCACGGCCACGGCTCATACCACCAGCACCAGCAGTCCCAAATCCTCCCCGCTGACCTACAAGAACAGGATGGCAGGAGGGGAGAGGTCAGGATCCACCTTCAATCTCCACCCAATCCTGGTCCCAAACCCCTTGCCTAGGTTCTGTTTGTTCGGAATCTCTTCCCCAAGCCAGGGCATCCCAGATTCTCCCCTACCTCCCCTGCTCACCTCCAGCACTAGGGTGCATTGGGCTGCTGATGCGAGGGCTCATCGGGGCAAAGCCACCCACAGTGAAGTTTGTGACATCTCGAGGCTGGGAGAGAAAGATGAGGGGCAGGAGGCGGTAAGGAGACAGGGTACCccatccctgccttcctcccccatctcccccacACCACAGGCTCTGCACACTCTGAAGAGCTCTAGGAAATGGGGGCTGTTATGATTACTCCTCAAAGATGGTTCCCCCCCACCAGCTGGCCCTCAGCACAACGTACCTTGGAGCCGCCAGCCAACACCAAGTTACGGGTTTTACAGACAAACATGCCACCATTTTCCACCAGCTTCTTGcagtggagaaatgcaaatcctcGGTACAGATGCCTGATCTCTCCTTCTCTGCCCTAAGAAGAAAGCCAAAGTGAATGTGCCCCTGGGGTCCCACTCCTGCCCCTTGAGCCTTCTCCCCACTCCTGAGCACAGTTCCTTCCCCCACCAGCTCAGCCCAAGCCCCTGCTTCCCTTGGGAGCGCTCCACCCCTATCCTTACCGAATGGGGGCCATCGATGACCTTCACAATGTCTTTGACGTGAATGTTGTTCTGTTCTGAATCCAAGGCCACAGCAAAGCGGTTGTCCTTCTTCCGAGTCACTGCCTGATGCCGAACTGTAACCACCTTCCCAAACATGTTCAGGACCTATAGGGGCCAGAGAAGCCGGGTGAGCACCCCAAAGCAACATCCAGGGTTTCCCCTTCTGCCTTCCCTCACCCACCTGGAAGGTCTCTCTCTCCAGCCGAACAATGACTCCCAGAGTCTGGGGGTCCAGCTGCACCAGCTCACCCCACTCATGCTGGCCCCCAACATCCACCCCTGAGGCTGTCTCTGAGCAGAGCTGGAGGTCCCTCGGAAGGACTTTCAGCtatggggggagagaagaaggggggtGAAGAGGAGATACTGTGTGCCAGAGACACTCACCATGCCATACCCCAGCACAGCCCCTACCTCGTGCATGGTAAGGTCGGAGAAGAGGATCACAAAGTTCTCTTCAACGCGCACAATGAGCCCTGTGTCACCCTCAAATCGCCCAGCAATCACTTTCACATGGTCCCCCATCTTGAAGTATTTCCGCAGTTCCTGGGCTGGGAACTCTAGCATGTCCTAGAAGAGTGTGTGAAAGGCTTGTGAGGGTCTCCATTCTCTCCCCAGGGAGCCCTCACTCACCTCTTCATGGCCCCCAGGTTTGTGAGGGCCTCTGTTCTCTCCCCAGGGAGTTCTCATCCACCTCCCTGTGGCCCCTAGGCTTGCAAGGACCTCCATTCTCTCCCCAGGAGCCCTCATTCACCACCCCTTAGCCCCCTAGGAGGCAGGAAGCCCACCTTCAGGTCCTCATGCTTGGGCATAATGGTGATCTTGTTGCCGTCCACACTCAGGATCTTGCCCTGAAGGTTGATCAGCTCACCTTCACACACTTCCACGTTGTCCCCAGGCTGGAAGTTGTGTTCACGTTCCTTCCCTAGAGGAAAAGAATAGGAGGCATGAAGAAAGCAAAGGGGGCCGGGTGCCCAGCGCTCCTGAGGGCTGGGGGTGAGGCTCATACCTGTGCTCTCAGTCACCACCTCGAGGTCAATTCCCTCTGGCTGGTCCTCAAATTTTTCCAGTTCTGAAAGTGTGGGCTTCACCCCCTCTGTGAtctaaagagaggagaaagatgatgGGGGTAGGGGGGGCAGGCCATCAAGGAGTACCTACATGGTCAGAATATATCCTAGTCCCTCCAGGGGGCCACTGTAAGGGGGGGTCTGCCCCCCCAAAATGACAGGGTACAAGAATGTGACCCTGCATGCACTCTCCAATCCTTTTTGGGCAAAAGCAGTCTTTCTTCCTTTGTCCATAAAAGGCTGGGTGTTGTGAAGCCCTTCCTTGATTTGGGCAATAAATGGAGTTAGGGTGCAGGGTGGGAGAGGGGGCAAATTTGAGAGAGAAATGAGGTTTTATGAAGGTGAGTGGGGCTCAGCAATCTAGCTGTGGTTTGGAATATTCCAGAAGAAAGATAAGAAGACAGCACATTAATTCAGACTGTGAGCTGCTGGGCAGCAAGCTTTGGCCTTTCCCCATATCCCTAGCaaagagcacagtgcctggcacatgagaTGCTTAATAAGGGCCTGCTGACCCAACCATGGGAAAACTGGTTTGAGCCAAGCTGAGCAAGCACTCTGTTGTTCTGCCAAGCAGCAACAATATCTCCCAAGGTCCCAGGGAACCCTTGGCCCAAATGCTAAGTGCTCGAAGCCCCACCAAGCAATCAGCAAGCTCCCAAGGCCAAGGAGGCAGCCCTGGAAGCTCAAGGCCACCAGGCTCAAGCATCTTGTGCCCTGAGAGAGCCCAGGGCTGAGGGAGGAAGAATGCTCGGACAGGCAGCCAGGCCAACCGGGGACACCTCTGGCAGACACTCACCACCGCTGACATGGCGAAGCTTTTGAACAGGAAGCCTTTTCGGCTGTAGCGGTTCCCCTCAAAGATCAGGAAATCTCCATCTGAAGCCACATCTCCCCCCAGGGAACTAGAGGAGACAGGAGAGAACAGATGCTGAGGGGATGGGGGCGAGGGAAAACTCGCTAGAGCTCTCAGGCCTAAGTTCactcatctgaaaagtggggaGCAGAACAGCCCCCACTAAGGGGAAGGATGGGCCAGGCCTCAACACCAAGTCACAGAGAAGAGCAGTCCAGAGAACTGCCCTTCGAGGCCACGCTGTGACCTCCATCAGGCCCCACACAGCCTTCCCACAGCCTCCCAAGTGTGAGTGCCCCACGCCAGCCCAGGGCTCCCCACTAGGCTAGAATGTTCTCAGAGGAGTCAGCTaagtctcatctctctctccttccccaagaaacctTTACTCGATGTCCCCTACAGCCTGACCACGTGGGGCTTGACAATGAGGGTTGTCTCAATCTCAAacgggctgcctcaggaggtgatGAGCTCCCCACCCAGCAGAGGCTAGATGCTGCTTGTGAGGAAGAGAAAGGCCCCTTAATCCCAGGGGCCATGAAAccagtgacttttaaaaaatacatcaatTGCTGCTCTtttaacatctctgggtctcCCTTGTGTTCCTGTTTTATTCTATGCATCTGAAGTCATGACTCTGGGAAAGGCTCCACAGGCTTCCCCTGACTGAATGCCCAAGGGACCATGATACCAAAAAGCCAGAGGAGATTCTCAGGCAGGTACAGGGTGGAGTAGTAAAAGTTGTGACAGCTGGCCTCTGAAACTCCTTCCCCAAGGGAGGAGGGAAGTAGTCTTGAAACAAATGACCTACACTGAGTTACTGGCTAGGGGCGGGGGGATGGGGAACACAAAGCAGGAAGTGGGGGGGAGTTAAGGCGGGGAGGCCTCAATCAGTTCCCAGAGGGTGAATTTTACCGTATCTTCTCAGCATCAAACAATCGTTGTGGGGgtctcttgaactttttcctCTTGGCAAACCAGTCTTTCTGTGAGGAtacaggaagagggaagggatgaTGACTGTCGATTCTGCCTGGAGGGGAACCTAGGGGCTGAGTCCCTGGGCCcatccatccccctcccctcggCTCATGTCCCTACCAGGCTCATTCGGGCTTTGATGCGGTCATAGTCAATTCGAGGAATCATCTTGAGGGAGATGGTGTTCTGGCTGGGCTCTACATAGTCCACCTGGAAGGATGGGCAGAAATGATCAAGGATATACCCAGGGCTGTCTTCTGAGCTTCAGCAGCCCTAGAAATCATTGAACCTAAGACCCACAGGACTGGGTGCACCAAaccaccaccccacccacccatctAAGTAGTCCCTCCCTCGTCTCGGGTACCTGGGCAATGTCATCTTTGTAGATGCCCCTCTTGAGACGGACCCAGGACTTGGGCTTGAGATTGGTGACCTCCTTGACCACCTTAAGTACATCTGTCATTTCCTTGATGGGCACCATCTGCTGGTTCCAGTAGCCCAGGCGCAGGTTGCCTACCCCCTCAATGGCCTGCTTCACATGGGTCTGTTTGTAGGCTTCCACATAGATGTAGCCCTTGACGTGTTCTGGGGCCACCACTGACTTGATCTGCAATGGCTGTGGAGAGGAAACATGGCAGGTAGAAGACACCATCTCGGGTCAGGGTCCCAGAAGGGAGCTGTCCCTGCCTGCTGTGCCAAGGGACCTCTCCAAGGATTGTCTCCTCCCTTTCTCGCAGCCTGTTGCCCCCCTCAGTTCAGATGTTTACTCAAGGCCCCCTTCAGCTTTTGAAAGCTACAAAACAATCATTCTATCTAATCGTCATCCCCAGGGTGCCTGGGCACAAGGCAGGTACTCAGGAAACACACGATAGCCCTCTGGAAAAGCTACAGTCCTCTGAaaagaagttggatttgaataaGCTCCCTTGGGCACCTcataggaagaaagaagagaggacatCAGCTCTGCTGGTCTGATGGGAAGCAAGTTCAATGGCATCACTACATGCCACAGAACTGAGTTACGGGCTCTGAAGGACCTTCCCCATAATGGCAGGAGATGCCTAATTTGTGAGCTATCACCCCTCACTGGGAGAGTCACAGGTGACCTTTTGGGAGCAGAAACTTGTGTCAAGGAAGGGGCCCTCACTTCCTGCACCCTGATCCAGCTTCCATCTACATCCAGAGTCCCCCACTTTGGGGCGGCACAAAGAGGGATGGCCAGAGCTGGCTTACtcaccacctcctcccccattatTGACCATCCCCTCCCAGGAACACGCCTCCAGCCCTCCCCAGCAGCTACCACCTACTGTGTCTGTGAACTGGTAGGCAATGAACTTTCTCATGAGGGCAATCGCTGTTGCTCGTTCCTCCCCAATCTGGAAAGAAAGACGGTCCAGAATGAGACAAGGTGGACAAATAAACAGGCCTTCCCCCCAATCCCTGAATCCCATTCCCCAGGCCAAGAAACTCACCTTACATTTCACAGTCCACAGATTGGGGTCcctgagaaaagaggaaaggagacatTACTGGGGTCCCAAGACAACAAAGCTTGCTCCACCACATCCCCACCTGGAGagctcctcccccttctttctcacATATGTCCAGTTCCAAGGCCGGCCCTCTTTCTTGACCTTCCCACAACTGGCCCACCTGCAGCCTGGGCTTGCAGCCAACACCACATTTAGGGGCTCCTCTGCATTCCAGAGGTGATTCCTCACATGCTCTCGGGCCAGCCCCCCCACCAGGCACTTCCAGGGCTGCTCATGTCCACCCTGtcatcccacccacccccctaccccccatccccttgCCTCCAGCACAACATACTTGACTCCAGGCAGCAGCTGCTGTTGAGTAATGTCGTCCGAGAGCTCGTCAGACCCCCCGTACACACTGTGATTAGAGGAAAGCGGTCAAATTTGTGCCATCCCCAAGTCCcgacccacccccaacccccaaccccccAGCCCTGACATGCTCACGTTTCTCCCACAGATGATTTAGCGTATTTCTTCATGTAATACTCGCCCAGTTCCTCTTCTCGCTGATCCCTGTGATGGAAAAGGGGGGGAGAAGCAAGTCTTACACACCAATTCACAGGGCTTAGACTAGCTGGGAGGGCCTGGGAAGTCACAACagctacattttacagatgaggaaactggggattgGAGACATCCAGTGACCTAAGGTCCCCCGGGGAATGGAAGGCAGAGCTAGGACCTGACTTCACAATCTAAGCTTGCTCCTCAGGCAGCACCTTCCATGCCCCAATACTGTCCCCCCAGCCCCAGCACAATTACCTCCAGAGATTCTGGAGGCGGCGTGCCCCAGAGCGGTCCTCATCCAGAACGACATTGTCAATGTTGGATGCTGCAAGAAAGAGGAAGAGCCAGTGGGCCAGAAGGGATGAGGAGAGATGGGGCAGGACTAGCTGCACCCTGAGCTCAGCTGTGGGAAGGAGATGGGCAAAGGACAGAGACTCcaattggggaagggggtagagAAAACCTGGATGACAGCGAAGCCTAAGAAGTGTCTCTGCCCCTGCCTCAAGCCCGGCCAGCCCCAATTTCCAGCTCGTGGGTGCCTAGAGCAAACACCCATGGGCTAGCTAGCTGCACCTCAGTTATTGTCAATACAGAGCACTcgataaaaatacacagaaacacCTACAGAGTCCTAAAAAGCAAATAGCAATGACaagcccttcctccctccctcccctgccactAGGAGGCTGcatttgggtggggagggagggtggcaagaggaaggggaagggttgGGGGGGTGCGTAAAACACCCCTGACTCTTACCTTCAATCTCTTCTACTCGGAAgaagaggaggtggtggtggtggtggtggtggtggaggtggtggtggtggtggtggtggtggtggaggtggtaagCAGACACAGTATGAGCCAAATTATATCAGCAAAATCAACCAAGGTGGGGTGGGGTCAGGCCAGGGAAGGGACCAGGAATGATGGGTAAAGGAACATAGGAAGGACAAAATCAAAACTGAAGGCGAGGCACAGGGAAAGCCGGAATGTATGAATCGCACAGCACGAAAAACAGtggggaagggtttgggggggaCAGCTTGGGGTGGGCCAAAGGGCATAGGCAGAGAAGAGAAACCCAGAGAGGACCCAagcccactcccacccccactccccaaatgATACCTCTCTAGGAGGGAAGGGTCCCAGTACTGCCAAACACCCCAATATACCCATTCCCTaaggccccctccccccattcaggTGCCTAAAAGAAAAGGATATGAGAGCTGTTCTCTCAGGCAGCAACAGAAAGAAGCCAGGTGATAGAGGAGGGGGATGTAGGACTGGAGAGACAGGGAGATGGGTTCTGGGGCCATCCCCCTACCCATGAAGGACTCCATTTTAGAATATCAGACACTCGCCTTCCCCCGCCCCCtctacccttcccttcccttcttgctcAACCTTGTCCGGGGAAGTAGAGGCCAGCTCACGATCCCCACCCCAATCTAGACCCTGCCCTTTGCTAAACCCCAATCCTGAGGGCTCCCCAGAGTCTCCAGGCCCAGGCAGAGCTAGGGGAACACAGGAAGCTGGCCTCTTTTTGCTACTTACCCTTCTCTAGAATGTCCTCAGCTCCATCTTCCCATTGGTCTTCATCTTCATACTCATCATCCACGTCTGAAAAGGCCCCAGAAGGAAGAAGATTGAGACTGGGATGCTGAGGTACTCCCTTTGTACCCCACCCACCAGACCCTCCTTTCCTATCAAGCCCAGCCCCACTGAGAGCCAGAGAATGAGTTACAATAAGCGGGGCGGAGGGGATGCCCAGGTACAACCAAACAGCTTTGTCCTAATCCTGAGTCCTTAGCATGAAAGCCTTCTGAACTGTTCTTGTGCTACGGACCCCTCAGGCAGTCTGGCGAAGCCAATGTTTTTAACATTAaattaaatgcacaaaatatacaAAGTTTCCAAAAAAcccaattatgctgaaatataattatcaaatatTCTTAAAAACATGTTTATACAactatgaaggacttatgaaaaatgctatccatccccagagagatAACTGAGGGTGtcatacagactgaagcatgcctCATGCCTCATGACTTTATTTTCCTGGAGGGTTTTTTGggatctatgttttctttcataacatgactatcagggaaatgttttgcatgaatacacacgtataacctatatcaaactgcctgtCTTCTcaaagagagggggtggggagggaggaagggagaaaatttggaactcaaagtttttgaAACTAATGTTA
This Trichosurus vulpecula isolate mTriVul1 chromosome 2, mTriVul1.pri, whole genome shotgun sequence DNA region includes the following protein-coding sequences:
- the SUPT5H gene encoding transcription elongation factor SPT5 isoform X2 produces the protein MSDSDDSNFSEEEEEEDSERSSEEAEEVEVEEERRSVAGSEKEEEPEEEEEEEEEEEYDEEEEEEDDDRPPKKPRHGGFILDEADVDDEYEDEDQWEDGAEDILEKEEIEASNIDNVVLDEDRSGARRLQNLWRDQREEELGEYYMKKYAKSSVGETVYGGSDELSDDITQQQLLPGVKDPNLWTVKCKIGEERATAIALMRKFIAYQFTDTPLQIKSVVAPEHVKGYIYVEAYKQTHVKQAIEGVGNLRLGYWNQQMVPIKEMTDVLKVVKEVTNLKPKSWVRLKRGIYKDDIAQVDYVEPSQNTISLKMIPRIDYDRIKARMSLKDWFAKRKKFKRPPQRLFDAEKIRSLGGDVASDGDFLIFEGNRYSRKGFLFKSFAMSAVITEGVKPTLSELEKFEDQPEGIDLEVVTESTGKEREHNFQPGDNVEVCEGELINLQGKILSVDGNKITIMPKHEDLKDMLEFPAQELRKYFKMGDHVKVIAGRFEGDTGLIVRVEENFVILFSDLTMHELKVLPRDLQLCSETASGVDVGGQHEWGELVQLDPQTLGVIVRLERETFQVLNMFGKVVTVRHQAVTRKKDNRFAVALDSEQNNIHVKDIVKVIDGPHSGREGEIRHLYRGFAFLHCKKLVENGGMFVCKTRNLVLAGGSKPRDVTNFTVGGFAPMSPRISSPMHPSAGGQRGGFGTAGAGGMSRGRGRRDNDLIGQTVRISQGPYKGYIGVVKDATESTARVELHSTCQTISVDRLRLTTVGTRRPGGMTSAYGRTPMYGSQTPMYVQGSRTPMYSSQTPLHDGSRTPHYGSQTPLHDGSRTPAQSGAWDPNNPNTPSRAEEEYEYAFDDEPTPSPQAYGGTPNPQTPGYPDPSSPQVNAQYNPQTPGTPAMYNTDQFSPYAAPSPQGSYQPSPQSYHQVAPSPAGYQNTHSPASYHPTPSPMAYQASPSPSPVGYSPMTPGAPSPGGYNPHTPGSGIEQNSSDWVTTDIQVKVRDTYLDSQVVGQTGVIRSVTGGMCSVYLKDSEKVVSISSEHLEPITPTKSNKVKVILGEDREATGDLLSIDGEDGIVRMDLDEQLKILNLRFLGKLLEA
- the SUPT5H gene encoding transcription elongation factor SPT5 isoform X4, which produces MSDSDDSNFSEEEEEEDSERSSEEAEEVEVEEERRSVAGSEKEEEPEEEEEEEEEEEYDEEEEEEDDDRPPKKPRHGGFILDEADVDDEYEDEDQWEDGAEDILEKASNIDNVVLDEDRSGARRLQNLWRDQREEELGEYYMKKYAKSSVGETVYGGSDELSDDITQQQLLPGVKDPNLWTVKCKIGEERATAIALMRKFIAYQFTDTPLQIKSVVAPEHVKGYIYVEAYKQTHVKQAIEGVGNLRLGYWNQQMVPIKEMTDVLKVVKEVTNLKPKSWVRLKRGIYKDDIAQVDYVEPSQNTISLKMIPRIDYDRIKARMSLKDWFAKRKKFKRPPQRLFDAEKIRSLGGDVASDGDFLIFEGNRYSRKGFLFKSFAMSAVITEGVKPTLSELEKFEDQPEGIDLEVVTESTGKEREHNFQPGDNVEVCEGELINLQGKILSVDGNKITIMPKHEDLKDMLEFPAQELRKYFKMGDHVKVIAGRFEGDTGLIVRVEENFVILFSDLTMHELKVLPRDLQLCSETASGVDVGGQHEWGELVQLDPQTLGVIVRLERETFQVLNMFGKVVTVRHQAVTRKKDNRFAVALDSEQNNIHVKDIVKVIDGPHSGREGEIRHLYRGFAFLHCKKLVENGGMFVCKTRNLVLAGGSKPRDVTNFTVGGFAPMSPRISSPMHPSAGGQRGGFGTAGAGGMSRGRGRRDNDLIGQTVRISQGPYKGYIGVVKDATESTARVELHSTCQTISVDRLRLTTVGTRRPGGMTSAYGRTPMYGSQTPMYVQGSRTPMYSSQTPLHDGSRTPHYGSQTPLHDGSRTPAQSGAWDPNNPNTPSRAEEEYEYAFDDEPTPSPQAYGGTPNPQTPGYPDPSSPQVNAQYNPQTPGTPAMYNTDQFSPYAAPSPQGSYQPSPQSYHQVAPSPAGYQNTHSPASYHPTPSPMAYQASPSPSPVGYSPMTPGAPSPGGYNPHTPGSGIEQNSSDWVTTDIQVKVRDTYLDSQVVGQTGVIRSVTGGMCSVYLKDSEKVVSISSEHLEPITPTKSNKVKVILGEDREATGDLLSIDGEDGIVRMDLDEQLKILNLRFLGKLLEA